One stretch of Chroococcidiopsis sp. CCMEE 29 DNA includes these proteins:
- a CDS encoding DUF899 domain-containing protein, which yields MIQNAIAHPNIVGRDEWLTARKTLLEHEKELTKHRDRINAERRRLPMVKLEKEYTFEGSNGSAKLIDLFEGRTQLIIYHFMFAPEWEKGCMGCTGYVNALGDLSRLNERDTTFALVSRAPFSKLEAYKNLKGWTLPWYSSFGSDFNYDFHVTLDENITPIEYNYRDKAELEKRYGPNVVQGESHGLSVFFRLGDDVFHTYSTYARGVESLTDNYSLLDMTPYGRQEDFEDSPLGYPQKPTYG from the coding sequence ATGATTCAGAACGCAATTGCACATCCCAATATTGTTGGAAGAGATGAGTGGCTGACTGCTCGTAAGACATTACTTGAACACGAGAAAGAGCTGACTAAGCATCGCGATCGTATTAACGCAGAACGACGCAGACTACCAATGGTCAAACTTGAGAAGGAATATACTTTTGAAGGATCAAATGGTTCTGCTAAACTCATTGATTTGTTTGAGGGACGAACCCAACTGATCATCTACCACTTCATGTTTGCTCCAGAGTGGGAGAAGGGCTGTATGGGCTGCACAGGCTATGTGAATGCCTTAGGCGATCTATCCAGGCTGAATGAACGCGACACAACCTTCGCGCTGGTCTCTCGTGCCCCGTTTTCCAAGCTAGAAGCCTACAAGAACCTAAAGGGATGGACGCTTCCCTGGTATTCCTCCTTTGGCAGCGATTTCAATTACGATTTCCATGTCACGCTAGACGAAAACATTACGCCGATCGAATACAACTATCGAGACAAAGCGGAGTTAGAGAAACGATACGGACCGAACGTAGTGCAAGGTGAGAGTCACGGACTCAGCGTTTTCTTCCGCCTGGGTGACGATGTGTTCCACACCTACTCAACTTATGCCCGTGGCGTTGAGTCCCTCACCGACAACTACAGCCTGCTTGATATGACTCCCTACGGACGGCAAGAAGACTTTGAAGACTCGCCCCTTGGGTACCCGCAAAAGCCGACCTATGGATAG
- a CDS encoding cation transporter — MSDDCCHKKAGEVSKLRKQQSRVLWTVLLINAVMFVVELGAGIRSASLSLTGDSLDMLGDALVYGSSLLVINQGRKAQARSALLKGSIMFLSAVAVFARASYQLFAQTMPEVRAMSAVGLIALFANLLCLFLLTRHRNDNINMSSVWLCSRNDIIANTSVLGAAFFVFLTNSLLPDLVVGLLLTVVFVKSASKVVSQSWRELQQA, encoded by the coding sequence ATGAGTGATGATTGCTGCCACAAGAAGGCTGGCGAAGTGTCCAAACTCAGAAAACAGCAGAGTAGAGTTTTGTGGACCGTTCTGCTCATCAATGCCGTAATGTTTGTGGTGGAATTAGGAGCTGGTATTAGGTCTGCATCACTTTCGCTGACGGGAGATTCGCTCGATATGCTAGGGGATGCGTTGGTTTATGGTAGTAGTCTTTTAGTCATCAACCAAGGGAGGAAGGCTCAAGCAAGGTCGGCACTGCTCAAGGGGAGCATTATGTTTTTGTCAGCTGTGGCTGTCTTCGCCAGAGCCAGCTATCAGCTATTTGCTCAGACAATGCCAGAGGTGAGGGCAATGAGTGCGGTAGGGTTAATAGCCTTGTTTGCCAACTTGCTGTGTCTATTCTTATTGACTAGACACAGAAACGACAATATTAATATGTCCTCGGTATGGCTTTGTTCTCGCAATGATATCATTGCTAACACTTCTGTTCTGGGAGCTGCTTTTTTCGTATTTCTGACAAACTCTTTGCTACCCGATTTAGTTGTCGGACTTCTGCTCACCGTAGTCTTTGTCAAATCAGCTTCTAAAGTTGTTTCTCAGTCTTGGAGAGAATTACAACAAGCCTAA
- a CDS encoding RNA polymerase sigma factor, with product MASTSKSDVAQAIADTYHAEWGRIVAILIRLVGDFDLAEEAAQEAFAAAVNQWQASGIPDLPRAWIIRTARYKAIDRLRRRTRLTEKLEWYAGSGLIPSSEEPTYDSDEIGDDRLRLIFTCCHPALAIETQVALTLRMLGGLETDEIARAFLVPPATMAQRLVRAKRKIRDAGIPYKVPETTDLTPRIEAVLTVIYLIFNEGYAATKGDLIVRADLCTEAIRLGQLVRQLMAPQSPSEVTALVALMLLHDSRRDARLDEAGDLILLEDQDRSRWNYPQIVEALPLVEEALRGGTGVYALQAAIAALHCQATRAEETDWAQIVRLYEVLERLQPSPIVTLNRAVAIAMADSPQAAFGLIDRLAPELDSYHLFHATRADLLRRVGALEEAIQSYRRALELVTNESERRFLERRLREVQP from the coding sequence ATGGCTTCAACCTCAAAATCAGATGTTGCTCAGGCGATCGCTGACACATACCACGCTGAATGGGGACGCATTGTTGCCATCCTGATTCGGCTGGTAGGAGATTTTGATCTGGCTGAAGAAGCCGCACAAGAGGCATTTGCAGCGGCTGTAAATCAGTGGCAAGCCAGCGGTATTCCCGATCTTCCCCGTGCCTGGATTATCCGAACCGCACGATACAAAGCGATCGACCGCTTGCGACGACGGACACGACTAACCGAAAAGCTGGAATGGTACGCAGGATCGGGGTTAATTCCATCGAGCGAAGAACCAACCTACGACAGTGATGAAATTGGAGACGATCGCCTGCGCCTGATCTTTACTTGCTGCCACCCAGCACTGGCGATCGAGACTCAGGTCGCGTTGACTCTGAGGATGCTAGGAGGACTGGAAACCGACGAAATTGCCCGCGCATTTCTGGTTCCTCCGGCAACGATGGCGCAACGCCTGGTTCGCGCTAAACGCAAAATTCGAGACGCAGGCATTCCCTATAAAGTGCCAGAAACAACCGATCTCACTCCTCGGATAGAGGCAGTCCTGACAGTAATCTATCTCATCTTCAATGAAGGCTATGCGGCGACCAAAGGAGATTTGATCGTGCGGGCTGACCTCTGTACTGAAGCGATTCGACTGGGGCAACTGGTGAGGCAATTGATGGCACCCCAATCTCCGTCTGAAGTCACAGCACTGGTGGCATTGATGTTACTTCATGATTCGAGGCGAGATGCTCGTTTAGATGAAGCGGGCGATCTGATTCTGCTGGAAGATCAGGATCGGAGCCGTTGGAACTACCCACAAATTGTTGAAGCGTTGCCCCTGGTGGAAGAAGCGTTGCGTGGTGGAACAGGAGTGTATGCTCTGCAAGCGGCGATCGCAGCCCTTCACTGTCAGGCAACACGCGCCGAAGAAACAGACTGGGCGCAAATCGTGCGACTCTATGAGGTGTTGGAACGCTTACAGCCTTCACCCATTGTGACCTTGAATCGAGCGGTGGCGATCGCGATGGCAGATAGTCCTCAAGCGGCATTTGGACTAATTGATCGCCTTGCCCCAGAACTGGACAGCTATCATCTATTTCACGCCACCCGTGCTGACTTACTCCGGCGTGTCGGAGCATTAGAAGAAGCGATCCAGAGCTATAGGCGGGCACTGGAACTGGTTACCAATGAGAGTGAGCGCCGTTTCTTGGAGCGTCGGCTACGCGAAGTTCAGCCCTAA
- a CDS encoding IS1-like element transposase, producing the protein MIIQVLHCPNCHGTDIVKHGKSPEGKQRYKCRETACDGRTFILDYAYPGQSRQVKQQIVDMALNGSGVRDTARVLHVSPSTVIRELKKRTYTPASQSSGVKATESRAS; encoded by the coding sequence ATGATTATACAAGTATTACACTGTCCTAATTGTCATGGTACAGATATTGTAAAACATGGCAAGTCTCCAGAAGGAAAGCAGCGGTATAAATGCCGGGAGACTGCCTGCGATGGTCGGACATTTATCTTAGATTATGCTTATCCAGGTCAATCTCGTCAAGTGAAACAGCAGATTGTGGATATGGCACTAAATGGTAGTGGAGTTCGGGATACAGCTCGGGTTTTACACGTTAGCCCCAGTACTGTGATTCGAGAATTAAAAAAAAGAACATACACTCCAGCAAGTCAATCTTCAGGCGTTAAAGCAACTGAATCCAGAGCTTCTTGA
- a CDS encoding IS110 family transposase — MKSLKQASYTGKEVFIGIDVHKKSYSVVARVDKEVIKKWTTVASPKELSQQLQKYFSGATIHSVYEAGFSGFALHRELVKYGIDNIVVHAAAIEVAANDRVKTDKRDAQKMAALLEAGRVRGNRIPTEQQEQRRMLTRTRQQLVEERTAIKNKIRMKFHQLGLIQYDENRPMSHKLVREIVDGTSSSELRIVIEAHWNIWRKLDEEICKLTQAIKEQAKTDPNEATYRSAPGVGPLSARILANELGDMSQFNNERQLFSFTGLTPAEYSSGDNIRRGHISRQGNSRLRGILVESAWRAIEKDTALGEFFERLYPRTGKKRAIVAVARKLIGRIRAAFHNQVNYQMEYRNSKALTTA; from the coding sequence ATGAAAAGCCTGAAACAAGCTTCATACACCGGAAAAGAAGTCTTCATCGGAATTGATGTTCACAAGAAAAGTTATTCAGTAGTCGCCAGAGTAGACAAAGAAGTAATCAAGAAATGGACAACAGTTGCTTCACCGAAAGAACTATCACAACAGCTGCAAAAATACTTTAGTGGAGCAACCATCCATTCTGTTTATGAAGCAGGGTTTTCAGGATTTGCGCTGCATCGAGAGTTAGTGAAATATGGGATTGACAACATCGTGGTTCATGCCGCTGCAATTGAAGTTGCTGCCAATGACCGAGTCAAGACAGACAAACGGGATGCTCAAAAAATGGCAGCTCTGCTTGAGGCGGGGCGAGTAAGAGGCAATCGCATTCCTACTGAGCAGCAAGAGCAACGGCGAATGCTAACGCGAACCCGACAACAGCTGGTTGAAGAACGAACCGCAATCAAAAATAAAATCAGAATGAAATTTCATCAACTGGGACTGATTCAGTATGACGAGAACCGACCGATGAGTCACAAACTGGTTCGGGAGATTGTTGATGGTACTTCATCCTCTGAGTTGAGAATTGTGATTGAAGCCCATTGGAACATCTGGAGGAAGTTAGACGAGGAGATTTGCAAGCTGACTCAAGCGATTAAGGAGCAAGCGAAGACAGACCCCAACGAAGCAACTTACCGTTCTGCACCTGGGGTAGGTCCACTCTCTGCTCGCATACTTGCCAATGAATTAGGTGATATGTCGCAATTCAACAATGAACGTCAACTGTTTTCCTTTACAGGGCTGACTCCCGCCGAATATTCTAGTGGCGATAACATCCGTCGAGGGCATATCAGTAGACAAGGCAATAGCCGCTTGAGAGGAATACTGGTAGAGAGCGCGTGGCGGGCGATTGAGAAAGATACAGCCTTAGGGGAGTTCTTTGAGAGACTCTATCCTCGCACTGGCAAAAAGCGAGCGATTGTTGCTGTTGCTAGAAAACTGATTGGTCGGATTCGGGCAGCTTTCCACAACCAAGTTAATTACCAGATGGAATATCGAAATTCTAAGGCTCTTACTACAGCTTAA
- a CDS encoding YciI family protein gives MKVMVLVKATQDSETGVMPSEQLLTEMGQYNEELAKAGILLAAEGLHPSSKGVRVKFSGTNRTVTEGPFPHTQELVAGYWLWQVNSLEEAIAWVKRCPNPMPGESEIEIRPVFETEDFGEALTPELREQEDRIRAQVETRQE, from the coding sequence ATGAAAGTCATGGTCCTCGTCAAAGCAACCCAAGACTCCGAAACTGGGGTCATGCCAAGCGAACAGCTTTTGACTGAAATGGGGCAGTACAACGAAGAATTAGCCAAGGCAGGTATCTTGCTCGCGGCTGAGGGGCTTCATCCTAGCTCAAAAGGGGTGCGAGTGAAATTTTCAGGCACGAATCGAACCGTAACCGAGGGACCGTTCCCGCACACTCAGGAGCTAGTTGCAGGGTACTGGCTGTGGCAAGTCAACTCGCTCGAGGAGGCGATCGCTTGGGTGAAGCGCTGCCCCAACCCAATGCCAGGAGAATCCGAGATTGAGATTCGTCCTGTATTCGAGACAGAGGATTTTGGTGAAGCCCTGACACCCGAATTAAGGGAGCAGGAAGACCGCATTCGCGCCCAGGTTGAAACGCGGCAAGAGTAA
- a CDS encoding VOC family protein, with protein sequence MQLNSYLMFDGNCEAAFKFYERCLGGKITMMMTHKEAPSAENVSPEWHDKIMHACLELKDRLLMGSDCPPGYFETPQGFYVQVSVPEPEEAERIFHALAENGKVKMAIAQTFWSVRFGMLIDQFGIPWMVNCEQVV encoded by the coding sequence ATGCAACTCAATTCTTACCTGATGTTCGACGGCAACTGTGAAGCAGCATTCAAGTTTTACGAGCGATGTCTTGGTGGCAAAATCACCATGATGATGACGCACAAAGAGGCACCTTCCGCAGAAAATGTCTCACCGGAGTGGCATGACAAAATCATGCACGCCTGTCTTGAACTGAAAGATCGCCTGCTCATGGGGTCTGACTGCCCACCGGGATATTTTGAAACCCCTCAAGGCTTCTACGTGCAGGTGAGTGTACCTGAACCAGAGGAAGCAGAACGAATTTTTCACGCTCTGGCAGAAAACGGCAAAGTGAAAATGGCGATCGCTCAAACGTTCTGGTCAGTCCGCTTTGGCATGTTGATTGATCAGTTCGGTATACCGTGGATGGTCAACTGTGAACAGGTTGTTTGA
- a CDS encoding DUF1579 domain-containing protein, whose product METNQTEHTSHMPVQPQKEHQWLQKLVGEWTYESEALMGPDQPPVKSTGTETVRSLGGLWILAEGQGEMPGCGPATTLMTLGYDPQKQRYVGTWVGSMMTYLWVYDGELDAGETVLTLNSDGPVMTGEEKLGKYKDAIEFKSDNHRILTSHMLRDDGQWQHFMTAHYWRKQ is encoded by the coding sequence ATGGAAACGAACCAAACCGAACACACCTCACACATGCCTGTTCAACCTCAAAAAGAACATCAGTGGCTCCAGAAACTTGTCGGTGAGTGGACCTATGAATCCGAAGCGCTGATGGGACCCGATCAACCTCCCGTCAAGTCAACGGGAACAGAAACAGTTCGCTCACTGGGTGGACTCTGGATATTGGCAGAAGGACAGGGTGAGATGCCGGGTTGTGGTCCTGCAACGACACTGATGACCCTCGGCTACGATCCTCAAAAACAGCGTTATGTAGGCACCTGGGTCGGGTCAATGATGACGTACCTCTGGGTGTATGACGGTGAATTAGATGCAGGGGAAACTGTGCTAACGCTCAATTCCGATGGACCTGTCATGACGGGTGAGGAGAAACTAGGAAAGTACAAAGACGCGATCGAGTTCAAGAGCGACAATCATCGAATTTTGACCTCCCATATGTTGAGAGATGACGGGCAGTGGCAGCACTTCATGACCGCCCATTATTGGCGCAAGCAATAA
- the ltrA gene encoding group II intron reverse transcriptase/maturase — MSKTSFKTTVEWKTIPWRKLERKVFKLQKRIYKASQRGDVKAVRQLQKTLLRSWSAKCLAVRRVTQENRGKKTAGVDGQKNLSPKARLILVQSLKLGHKAAPTRRVWIPKPGSSGEKRPLSIPTLYDRALQSLVKLALEPEWEARFEPNSFGFRPGRNAHDAMKAIFNTIKLKPKYVLDADIAKCFDKIHHNVLLSKLNTFPTIRRQIRAWLKAGVIDFSEYALREKSDHTTSMGVPQGGTISPLLANIALHGMENRIKQVALSLPGSLAANYTAISLIRFADDFVILHKDLAVIQRCQQIISEWLSELGLEFKPSKTRISHTLNMYEGKVGFDFLGFTVRQFPVGKYHSGKSSSGKLLGYKTLITPSKTKLKAHMQKIGKLIDGHKSVPQSDLITHLNPVIRGWTNYYSGVVSKRIFNQADTTLFSQLKAWAEHRHPNKSSRWSCQKYWQTVGSDNWVFKPHNQKIRLLKHRETRIVRHIQVQGSRSPFDGDWVYWSSRMGKHPEASKRMATLLKMQKGKCTHCGLFFHHDDLMEIDHKIPRSQGGKDSYDNLQLLHGHCHDAKTAADKVALTVPEIDEDYLNCNPF; from the coding sequence ATGTCTAAAACGAGTTTTAAGACTACGGTGGAATGGAAGACTATCCCCTGGCGAAAGCTAGAGCGGAAAGTGTTTAAGTTGCAAAAGCGCATCTACAAAGCCTCGCAGCGTGGTGATGTCAAAGCAGTTCGTCAACTCCAAAAAACGTTGTTACGCTCCTGGTCAGCAAAGTGTTTAGCGGTTCGTCGGGTAACACAGGAAAACCGAGGTAAGAAGACGGCAGGAGTGGATGGGCAGAAAAACTTGTCCCCAAAAGCACGTCTCATCTTAGTACAATCCTTGAAACTAGGTCATAAAGCCGCCCCCACTCGCAGGGTGTGGATACCAAAACCCGGTTCATCAGGAGAAAAAAGACCCCTTTCTATACCCACTCTATACGACCGCGCCTTGCAATCGCTAGTAAAACTAGCCCTAGAACCTGAATGGGAAGCTCGTTTCGAGCCAAACTCCTTCGGCTTCCGACCAGGAAGAAATGCCCATGATGCAATGAAGGCAATATTCAACACTATTAAGCTCAAACCTAAATATGTTTTGGATGCCGACATTGCAAAATGTTTTGACAAAATTCATCATAATGTTCTGCTGTCAAAATTAAATACATTCCCCACCATCCGCCGACAAATTCGTGCATGGTTAAAAGCGGGAGTGATTGATTTCTCCGAATATGCTTTGAGGGAGAAATCTGACCACACAACATCGATGGGTGTTCCACAAGGGGGTACGATTTCGCCATTATTAGCGAATATAGCCCTCCACGGCATGGAGAATAGAATTAAACAAGTTGCTTTAAGTCTACCTGGCTCTCTAGCGGCGAACTATACAGCAATAAGCTTAATTCGATTTGCAGATGATTTCGTCATTCTGCATAAAGACCTTGCCGTTATCCAAAGATGTCAGCAGATTATTAGTGAATGGTTAAGCGAATTGGGGCTGGAATTCAAACCAAGTAAAACCCGAATATCCCATACACTTAATATGTATGAAGGTAAAGTTGGTTTTGATTTTCTGGGTTTCACTGTTCGACAATTTCCTGTAGGAAAATATCACAGTGGTAAAAGCTCAAGCGGAAAATTACTTGGTTACAAAACTCTGATTACCCCAAGCAAAACAAAGCTGAAGGCACATATGCAGAAGATAGGTAAATTGATTGATGGGCATAAGTCAGTACCACAATCTGATTTAATCACCCATCTAAATCCTGTCATCCGTGGATGGACAAACTACTACTCAGGCGTCGTCAGCAAACGCATATTTAACCAGGCGGATACAACATTATTCAGCCAGCTAAAAGCATGGGCAGAACATCGTCACCCCAATAAATCCTCCCGATGGAGTTGTCAAAAGTATTGGCAAACCGTAGGGTCTGATAACTGGGTATTTAAACCCCATAACCAGAAAATTCGCTTACTCAAGCACCGTGAAACTCGCATTGTGAGACACATACAAGTGCAAGGAAGTCGTAGCCCGTTTGATGGTGATTGGGTGTACTGGAGTTCCAGAATGGGTAAACATCCTGAAGCTTCAAAAAGAATGGCAACACTCTTGAAGATGCAGAAAGGAAAGTGTACTCACTGTGGACTGTTTTTTCACCATGATGACTTGATGGAAATCGACCATAAAATACCCCGCTCTCAAGGCGGTAAGGATAGTTATGACAATCTTCAATTACTTCATGGACATTGCCACGATGCTAAAACGGCAGCAGATAAAGTTGCTCTTACAGTTCCAGAGATAGATGAGGATTATCTCAACTGTAATCCCTTTTAA
- a CDS encoding transposase — MREITKPSTAKCNLDTYTLFLLAEPKYAGCNRLSEILKHVSHDSVNRFLLRERYQPKDLFEEIKPHIQLVGGTLSCDDTVIDKPYSEPNLAELIGYFWSGKHHRIVKGLHLITLYYTDASAKSIPVNYRIYDKREGLTKNDYFRVMITEVLAWGLQPETVTGDAWYSALENLKFLKNREVGFLMGIAKNRKVSTDGKNYTQVQNLEIPDQGLVIHLKNFGRVKVFRRIFKNEAERYYITYLPNSDATEQVSRQEFNESHSIHWGIECYHRALKQLCGVSRFMVRTSEAIKTHIFCSIRAFTKLELMRAEELIENWYELQKNLYLQVAREFILEHLQQKLEVNLHNQSFVNA, encoded by the coding sequence ATCAGAGAGATTACAAAACCATCTACAGCCAAATGCAACCTCGACACTTATACCTTATTCCTGTTAGCTGAACCTAAGTACGCAGGCTGCAACCGCTTGTCAGAAATTCTTAAGCACGTCTCACACGACAGCGTCAATCGCTTCTTGTTAAGGGAAAGATATCAACCTAAAGACTTGTTTGAAGAGATAAAACCACACATTCAATTGGTGGGCGGCACTTTAAGCTGTGACGATACCGTTATTGATAAACCTTATAGTGAGCCAAATTTAGCTGAACTAATTGGATACTTTTGGTCAGGAAAACATCATCGAATTGTTAAAGGGCTTCACCTCATTACCCTGTATTACACCGACGCATCAGCTAAGTCTATCCCAGTTAATTATCGGATCTACGATAAGCGGGAGGGTTTGACAAAAAACGATTACTTTCGAGTAATGATTACGGAGGTTTTGGCTTGGGGCTTGCAGCCAGAAACGGTAACTGGTGATGCTTGGTATTCAGCCCTTGAAAATCTGAAATTCTTGAAAAACCGGGAAGTAGGATTTCTCATGGGTATTGCCAAAAATCGAAAAGTCTCAACTGATGGTAAAAATTACACCCAGGTACAAAATTTGGAAATTCCTGACCAAGGTTTGGTAATACATCTGAAAAACTTTGGGCGCGTCAAAGTATTTCGGAGGATATTCAAAAACGAAGCCGAGAGATACTACATTACATACCTACCTAATTCAGATGCTACCGAACAAGTTAGCCGACAGGAATTCAATGAGTCGCACTCAATCCATTGGGGAATTGAATGCTATCACCGAGCCTTGAAACAACTGTGTGGAGTTTCGCGGTTTATGGTCAGAACAAGTGAGGCTATTAAAACTCACATTTTTTGTTCAATCCGAGCCTTTACTAAGTTAGAGTTAATGCGAGCTGAAGAACTAATTGAAAACTGGTACGAATTACAAAAGAATTTGTACCTACAGGTGGCAAGGGAATTCATTCTAGAACACCTCCAGCAGAAACTTGAAGTGAATTTACATAATCAGTCTTTTGTCAATGCGTAA
- a CDS encoding YciI family protein produces MKYLLLIYMDENVLSDTEREHCYGESAQLAQELHSKGQFVATAPLHPVATATSVRVREGKSLVTDGPFAETREQLGGFFLVNAQDLNEAIAIATRIPGAKVGTVEIRPVIEVAGLPAQS; encoded by the coding sequence ATGAAATATTTGCTGCTGATCTATATGGACGAAAACGTTCTAAGTGACACCGAACGGGAGCATTGCTATGGGGAATCTGCTCAACTCGCCCAGGAACTTCATAGCAAAGGGCAATTTGTGGCGACTGCTCCCCTCCATCCTGTTGCAACCGCAACCAGTGTCCGCGTCCGCGAGGGCAAATCCCTTGTGACGGATGGACCCTTTGCCGAAACCCGCGAACAATTAGGTGGTTTTTTTCTCGTCAATGCTCAGGATCTGAATGAAGCCATTGCGATCGCCACCCGAATTCCAGGTGCAAAAGTCGGTACCGTCGAAATCCGTCCTGTAATTGAAGTTGCGGGACTACCAGCACAGTCATGA
- a CDS encoding metalloregulator ArsR/SmtB family transcription factor, with protein sequence MTKPKPDDVCQVRCFNIDLVTQVCEAMPGDEVLEEAQILFSALADKSRLKILYALSNNQELCVCDVASMLGVKVAVASHHLRKLRDLKILKYRNDGKLAYYSLKDQRIVEVLYYALGQIAG encoded by the coding sequence GTGACAAAACCAAAACCAGACGATGTCTGTCAGGTGCGGTGTTTTAATATAGACTTGGTAACCCAAGTCTGTGAAGCAATGCCTGGGGACGAGGTTCTGGAAGAAGCTCAAATACTCTTCAGTGCTCTAGCAGACAAGTCACGACTAAAAATCCTCTATGCCCTCAGTAATAATCAAGAGCTTTGCGTCTGTGACGTAGCATCAATGCTTGGGGTTAAGGTAGCAGTTGCCTCCCACCATCTGCGAAAACTGCGAGACCTCAAGATACTCAAGTACAGAAATGATGGCAAACTTGCCTACTACTCACTAAAAGACCAACGTATTGTAGAAGTTCTCTATTATGCACTCGGGCAAATAGCAGGCTAG
- a CDS encoding alpha/beta hydrolase, with translation MYRKHIHTTRLEIAYLEDGPEDGAPVLLLHGFPDDATGWRDVMAGLAAQGYRALAPYIRGCGLTRFLRTDTPRAGDFAALGQDAVDFVDALALNNLIVVGQDWGSPTAEVVAMQRPDRVRRLVKLNWYGVYSMAEMARAREFSYPQLRALWYVWMFNTPLGEMTLRNDRAGLARALWTEWSPTWDAAAREAALGAVAGSFDGEDWVRVALSAYRVGITDAEMDRADDALRERLKEPPPCACEAVILNGADDGVERTPLEETALARYFPAGARVETLDGVGHFPQRELPVAVIRFILGQ, from the coding sequence ATGTACCGAAAGCACATCCATACGACACGTTTGGAAATCGCCTATTTGGAAGACGGCCCCGAAGACGGCGCACCCGTACTCCTTCTACACGGCTTCCCGGACGACGCGACCGGCTGGCGGGATGTCATGGCAGGTCTGGCGGCGCAGGGCTACCGTGCGCTGGCACCATACATCCGTGGTTGCGGCCTGACCCGGTTCCTGCGGACCGATACGCCGCGAGCCGGGGACTTCGCGGCGCTTGGCCAAGACGCCGTGGATTTCGTGGACGCGCTGGCCCTCAACAACTTAATCGTGGTCGGCCAGGATTGGGGCTCGCCGACCGCCGAGGTCGTCGCGATGCAACGTCCCGACCGTGTCCGGAGGCTGGTGAAGCTGAATTGGTACGGCGTCTACTCGATGGCGGAGATGGCGCGGGCGCGGGAGTTTTCCTACCCGCAGCTGCGCGCCCTGTGGTACGTCTGGATGTTCAACACGCCTTTGGGCGAGATGACCCTCAGAAACGACCGCGCCGGGCTGGCTAGGGCGCTGTGGACCGAGTGGTCGCCCACCTGGGATGCCGCGGCGCGGGAAGCGGCGCTCGGTGCCGTCGCCGGCTCATTCGACGGGGAGGACTGGGTGAGGGTCGCCCTTTCGGCGTACCGTGTGGGCATCACGGATGCGGAGATGGACCGCGCCGACGATGCCCTACGTGAGAGGCTGAAGGAACCGCCGCCCTGCGCGTGCGAGGCCGTTATCCTGAACGGTGCTGACGATGGTGTGGAACGAACCCCGCTTGAAGAGACGGCGCTCGCGCGCTACTTCCCCGCCGGGGCGCGGGTCGAGACGCTTGATGGTGTCGGGCACTTCCCCCAGCGAGAATTACCCGTTGCGGTGATTCGCTTTATCCTCGGCCAGTAG
- a CDS encoding VOC family protein, protein MNNNPSILSHVSIGTNDFERAIAFYDAVLPTLGCKRLMEHPGAIAYGKQYPEFWVGTPFDGQPATVGNGTHIGFIAPTKEAVHAFYEAALAAGGKDDGAPGGRPDYSEPYYGCFVRDPDGHKIEAAFWDEQLEQELNQNNGCPENESFLDAG, encoded by the coding sequence ATGAATAACAATCCCAGTATTCTCTCGCACGTTTCGATTGGCACCAATGATTTTGAACGAGCGATCGCCTTTTATGACGCTGTGTTGCCGACGTTGGGCTGTAAGCGGCTAATGGAGCATCCGGGGGCGATCGCCTATGGCAAACAGTATCCCGAATTTTGGGTGGGAACTCCATTCGACGGGCAACCTGCAACGGTTGGTAATGGTACTCACATTGGCTTTATCGCTCCCACCAAAGAAGCCGTCCACGCCTTCTATGAAGCAGCATTAGCGGCAGGAGGCAAAGACGACGGTGCCCCCGGTGGCAGACCCGACTATAGTGAGCCATACTACGGCTGCTTTGTACGCGATCCGGATGGACACAAAATAGAAGCCGCTTTCTGGGATGAGCAGCTTGAGCAAGAACTCAACCAGAACAATGGTTGTCCAGAGAATGAGTCATTTTTAGATGCAGGATAA